The proteins below come from a single Mugil cephalus isolate CIBA_MC_2020 chromosome 7, CIBA_Mcephalus_1.1, whole genome shotgun sequence genomic window:
- the LOC125011036 gene encoding immunoglobulin lambda-1 light chain-like — protein MLFLPAAALCCLCSALVAMAADLTQDQLTWTRRVGQTVSFRCEGTGQCGSDYIGWYQKKETFRLILYIDESNGYIDKGYGHPQEDDFSTVNKQNNWELEIKKVKVHHSASYYCACWKDTEGYGIFGSGTKLYVTDEQVVKPVVSVYPAASRAHLEGKSSLLCLASHMFPPEVKFSWKRQKEGGSLEELTPAEGDQLELRESGRRASIKLVDRDDYYTYKYTCSVEHEGGTVEAKALQEVPHVSQYKVKLLCLQYTVLIVKSLVYCCGLSLLMILRNKGPSTSSTHAD, from the exons atgcttttcctcccagctgctgctctgtgctgtctgtgttcag ccctggttgccatggcagcagatctgacccaggaccagttaacatggaccaggagagttggtcaaacagtctccttcagatgtgaaggaactgGCCAGTGTGGTAGTGATTATATAGGctggtaccagaagaaagaaacattcagATTGATTCTTTATATTGATGAAAGCAATGGTTACATTGATAAAGGTTACGGTCATCCCCAGGAAGACGATTTCTCAACtgtgaataaacagaacaactgggagttggagataaagaaagttaaagtccatcattcagcctcctactactgcgcCTGTTGGAAGGAT ACTGAA GGCTACGGCATCTTTGGCTCTGGAACTAAACTGTATGTaacag atgagcaggTAGTGAAGCCCGTGGTGAGCGTGTACCCAGCAGCTTCCAGAGCCCACCTGGAGGGGAagagctctctgctgtgtctggcctcacacatgtttcctcctgaggtcaagttctcctggaaaagacagaaggagggcgGCTCTCTGGAGGAGCTGACCCCTGCTGAGGGAgatcagctggagctcagagagtcgGGACGCAGAGCCTCCATCAAGCTGGTGGATAGAGATGATTactacacatataaatacacctgCTCCGTGGAGCACGAGGGAGGCACAGTGGAGGCCAAAGCACTACAAG aggTTCCTCATGTCTCTCAGTACAAagtgaagctgctctgtctgcagtacacagtgctgatagtgaagagtctggtgtactgctgtggactctctctgctgatgaTCCTCAGAAACAAGGgaccgtccaccagctccacacatgctgactga
- the LOC125010618 gene encoding immunoglobulin lambda-1 light chain-like codes for MYGSGTKLYVTDEQVVKPVVSVYPAASRAHLEGKSSLLCLASHMFPPEVKFSWKRQKEGDSLKELTPAEGEQLELRESGRRASIRLVDRDDLDTYKYTCSVEHELDAVESNQEVPVPEASNPPEREPADLAALQQHHLSFQSQCRVKLLCLQYTVLIVKSLVYCCGLSLLMSLTNKGPSTSSTHAD; via the exons ATGTATGGGTCTGGAACTAAACTGTATGTAACAG atgagcaggtagtgaagcccgtggtgagcgtgtacccagcagcatccagagcccacctggaggggaagagctctctgctgtgtctggcctcacacatgtttcctcctgaggtcaagttctcctggaaaagacagaaggagggcgACTCTCTGAAGGAGCTGACCCCTGCTGAGGGagagcagctggagctcagagagtcgGGACGCAGAGCCTCCATCAGGCTGGTGGATAGAGATGATCTcgacacatataaatacacctgCTCTGTTGAGCACGAGTTGGACGCAGTGGAGTCCAATCAAG AGGTTCCAGTTCCAGAAGCCTCCAAtcctccagagagagagccagcagacctggcagctctgcagcaacatcact tgtccttccagtctcagtgcagggtgaagctgctctgtctgcagtacacagtgctgatagtgaagagtctggtgtactgctgtggactctctctgctgatgagcctcacaaacaagggaccgtccaccagctccacacatgctgactga